Proteins from a genomic interval of Syngnathoides biaculeatus isolate LvHL_M chromosome 23, ASM1980259v1, whole genome shotgun sequence:
- the LOC133496445 gene encoding uncharacterized protein LOC133496445 isoform X2, with the protein MEEDSKVEPEPVAGTSTEWTSSTEWTLPEWTSAAEAEPDNSQVDDSPETFEVTAQGLKDLMKSMEKMFSDVEELRSQCSDQAKELLEAAVDLKQQQDELKESYKELAAEMEEIMEALDDICITKSASEAREKEAEKLNKQF; encoded by the coding sequence ATGGAAGAAGATTCAAAGGTGGAACCAGAACCAGTAGCGGGGACATCAACGGAGTGGACATCATCAACGGAGTGGACATTGCCGGAGTGGACTTCGGCGGCGGAGGCGGAGCCGGACAACAGCCAAGTAGACGACAGCCCGGAGACGTTCGAGGTGACGGCCCAGGGCTTGAAAGACCTGATGAAGAGCATGGAGAAGATGTTCTCGGACGTGGAGGAACTGAGGAGCCAGTGTAGCGACCAGGCCAAGGAGCTGCTCGAGGCCGCTGTGGATCTGAAACAGCAGCAGGACGAGCTGAAGGAGAGCTACAAGGAGCTCGCCGCGGAAATGGAGGAGATCATGGAAGCGCTGGACGATATTTGCATCACCAAGAGCGCCTCCGAGGCCAGGGAGAAGGAAGCGGAGAAGCTGAACAAGCAGTTTTGA